The DNA sequence ttggaatttgtaaatttatataCACATCTTAGAAAATTTTATGGAAAAACAATTTTAAGCTTTCAGCAATTTGGAAatagttaatattttaaataaataaatcaacgCTTCGATTTATGCATGGAAATAGTTAACATTTATCTTCTCTTCTAATTCAATGTAAATAtctgtatattatttatgtCTTCGATTTAAAACAAAGATTGAACTACATATTTAGAGAGAAATAACACTGACATATTTAGACTTTACAGGGATAAATTCACCAGTAAGCGGAATCGTCTAAATTGGTTAGTCATCTCATCTGCTAATGAACGCATAGATCTTGGTTCCCTTTCATTCCATTGTCAGCTAAAAATTAGTCgtcatttatttgaaatttcttCGAAGAGTTGAGCCGTGACTACCTGTAACATGTTTCATACCTTAATCTTGTTGTTATCATATGTATTGAAATTGTAGTAATGGAATCATCTGGAGCAGTTGCTGCGAAGTTCTGCTTGAAAATCACACGCAGAGATGTTTCTTCGAATTCCCTGGTAAAGTTTCGTATCTTTCGAAGGatttgattttttgtattacaGATTTGTTCTAATTAGGTCTAATATTGTTGAAACAGACTCTTCCAAATGCTTTCTATTCAAAATACAGTAATCGCCTAGTTGGGCATGTAGAATTGAACTTGCGCAGTGGTTATGTACTACCCCTTCGATTGGATTACAATACAGGGGTATTAAATgggtttttagtgttttttatGGAATTGGAGTTGAAAGGGGGTGAATTTATGTTGTTTGAGTACTTTGGACGTTATAACTTCAATGTATACCTTTTGGGTACAAACGGAACTGAAATCGACTACCCTCATACAGTTCACTACATGCAGCGTCGATTACCTCGAGCAGGTAAAAATTTTGAACAATCCCAATTTTTATTTAGGATATTTAATGAATTTGATAGAATTTTGTAGTGAATGTTGCTTGTGGAGGCTGGAGGTTTGTAAAGCTGCAAACTGAGTTTGACAGTAATCTAGATGAGATTGTAAGTAGTCATTTATTGTTTTACATATGCATTCACAGTTTAAAAAGCATGTTTCATCCTGCAATTGATAGTGCTCTGGTTCATTTTCATGTTGAATTATTGTATCAAATTTTTAGAGTGAGGTATGGTTGTTAATAAATCCTCTTGACAGACACCTACTCCGGCTTTCTTGGAACGGTGTGCAGTGCTTTTACCTGACCGTATTACCTATATTATCAGCAATGGTAAGAAATTCCATGGTTCATATTGTCACAATGCTGAAAGATTCACAGGATTGCGTAGCCTTTGTGATATAGTAGGTGTCGATGATCTAAGTGCATTCCATATGATGTTGTACGAATACCATTGGCAATCTGTTATAAAGATATCTGTGTTTGACAAAGATCTCAATGAAATTGTATTCTCTGGGACTCCTCTCTCTAAAGGTGAAGATGTGTATTACATTACTCGTTATACATTAGAGAATACTGTTTTCTGATATATAAGATGTTAACTGCTTTGTAGATGCAAATTCACATTGTCCGTCCATCGGTTCATATTTTGCAATTACAATTTCACCAAAGCATATGAATGAAGATTGTTACACTGTTGTAAGTGATTTTAAAAGTTGAATAGCGTTCATAAATGTGAACTTTCCTTCTTCTGTTAACATATTTGATACTGACAAATGACTCCATTTCAACATCTTATAGGATATTCCTAATGAGTTCAGCGACTTGGTTAACATGTGGGACAAATGACAAACTATTTCTGTTTATTCGGAAAATAGACATTGGAAGCTTCAGACACATAAAAGAGATGACTATCACTGTAGAACGATAGAAGATGGATGGCAAGCTTTCCGAGATGGTATGAAAGTGGATGAAGGCGACCTCTGCATATTTGAATGTCCAATGGATACTTTTGATCAGTTCAGTGTCCGAGTAATGAAACATCCTGATATTGACTTCTAGATCTTGTTTAATGGAAAAGACATTGGTACTTACTATCTTTATGATACTTTGCTTTAGAACAAATGGCAATATCTTATTCCCAAACGCTCTTTCATTCCCTATTTTGGAATCTTGGGACGACTATTATTTATTGATCTAATCGAATGAAGCGAATGACTTCATCAATTTATTGATTTCATGTGATTCTGATCATACATtcactttcaatttattacaacATAACATGAAGAGCAAAACAGAGTTTTTCCTTAGTCGTGCCTAGAGGATTCCTCTCCAGCTCCGATGCTAACAATTACCTGTAATTGTGTCCTGCTTTTAACGGCTGTGTCAAAGCCATTTTCTAAATACTACAAAAATGTTAACGAAACATTTATGATTAAGACGGACAACATTTTACTATCATTagtaaaaacattttaaaatcattGTTCCGTAAATCATAGAACAGCGATGACTCGCCCCAGATAACCTGTTTAATAAGTTTTACAACATagttaaatataaaagagatGTGTTTAACAGATTCCACAAATACAAACTAATAACAACTTCAACTTGATTTATATGAAAAGCAAGGTCATATTTAAATCCATTGCAAAAAATCAGCATTCACCAGGCTCCTGACTCTTCCCCATTCTCAGTAATTGTCACGCCATCCTACAATGCTGTAGAGctaattagttttataattattttagacgTGATCTCAAATTTTTTATGCTGTAGTATTTTTTCCCTTAACCGACCTCATTTTTTGCCTGAGATTATGAACTGCCTCCTGATCTTCATTTATGAAGAATCTTGTTGCAGGGTAATTAGTCAACTTTGGTTCATCTGAAACGTAAGTGTAGCGAACTTTTGTGAAGAAAATAGAATTTAATTAGCTGTATAAAATGTAAATACCTGTCAGGCACTGAGCTTTACAGCTCGATATGATAACAATGGCTGGCTGCTCTACTGCATCCACAACAGCATGATGAAAGGCGGTTGCTAGCTCATCGTAGAAAACGACCGGTGTTGATGTGCTGTTGAATAGTCAATCAGTTACGTGGTAGACAGGTAAATCTTTTCTTCTTATACTATGAACGAAATTTAACCAAAGCACTAACTGTGTATCTGTG is a window from the Daucus carota subsp. sativus chromosome 8, DH1 v3.0, whole genome shotgun sequence genome containing:
- the LOC135148264 gene encoding uncharacterized protein LOC135148264 produces the protein MESSGAVAAKFCLKITRRDVSSNSLTLPNAFYSKYSNRLVGHVELNLRSGYVLPLRLDYNTGVLNGFLVFFMELELKGGEFMLFEYFGRYNFNVYLLGTNGTEIDYPHTVHYMQRRLPRAVNVACGGWRFVKLQTEFDSNLDEITPTPAFLERCAVLLPDRITYIISNGKKFHGSYCHNAERFTGLRSLCDIVGVDDLSAFHMMLYEYHWQSVIKISVFDKDLNEIVFSGTPLSKDANSHCPSIGSYFAITISPKHMNEDCYTVDIPNEFSDLVNMWDK